The genomic DNA TTCGACTTCGATTCGCGTCTGAAGGCGGCTGGCTGAGCAGCGCCTGGCGCTCGCCCACCCCTGATCCATGTCGGGCAGAAAAGGCCACGGCGATGAGCTATCACCGCGGGTGATACCCCTATCAAAACAAACCGCGCGATCTCCTCGTGATCTGTTGCTAGAGTGATGCCAGTGCAGTTGGGCAGCGACAGAGCAGAGGTTGAGCATGGACCAGCTTTACATGTTGAGGGCGTTCGTCTCGGCGGCGCAGCATCAGAGTTTCAGCAAGGCGGCGACCTCGCTGGGCGTGACGACTGGCTCTATTTCGAAGGCCATTGCGAAGCTGGAAGCGTCTATACAGACACGCGTGCTCCATCGCACGACGCGCTCCGTCACGCTGACGGAAGAGGCGCAGTCCTATTACCTCAGTTGCTGCCGCCTGCTCGAAGAACTCGACGAAGCGAATCGCCGCATCATGCGCGAGCGCGAAGTCGACAGCGGCAAGCTGCGTCTGGTGATTCATCCGATGCTGGTCAGCGAGACGTTCTCGCAGTTTCTGTCCAGTTATCGCGCCGTCGCGCCGAACGTCAACCTCGTGGTTTCCGTCGATGAAGGCGCCGTCAACCTCTATGACGGACAGTTCGACATGGCGATGCTTCCGCCGCATCAGGTCGAGCAGTCGGCGGTCATTCGCAGAACCTTGTTCAAGTCGTCGCGCTCGCTGGTCGCATCCGCCGATTATCTTGCGCAACGCGGCACGCCGCGTTGCGCGGCGGATCTCACCGAGCACTTTCTGCTGTTGCCGTCCCAATCGCGCCAGCGAAGCACGAACTACGTGCAGGTGATCGAAAACGGCGCGCCCGTGCAGGTCATTCCGATGTCGTCGATGGACGGCAACGACGTGCTGCTGCGCGCTGCGGCGCTGGCGGGCGCTGGCATTGCGGAGTTACCGGAAGCGATGGCACGGGAAGATGTGGCGATGGGCAAGCTGGTGCCCGTGTTGCCCGGCTGCTCTATATCCGACAGCGAAGTCGAAATCTGCCTGTTCTATTCGCACCGGGAATTGCTGCCCGCGCGCTTCAGAACTTTTGTCGACTTTTGCACCGAGTTCTTTCGTCTCAACAGCGCACGTCGGCGGGCGCCCTTGCTGGATGCCCAACCGCAGGCGGCTTAAGCTACTTGGTTAGGCTGCCGCCATCACGGGGCCGAGACGCGAGCGCGTCACTTCGACGAATGCCTGCATCGCGCTAGACACGTAGGCGTCATGCCGGCGGATAAACAGCGTGGCGACCTGTGCTTTCTCCGGCGGCAACGAATGAAGCGCGACGATATCCTGCTCGGCCGCGCTCGACACCACACCGCGCGGCAACAGCGTCACGCCGATACCCGCCGCGACGCACGCGATGATCGCATCGAGCGAACCGAATTCGAGCGGCGTGGCCGTCACGATACCCATTTCCGCCAGCAACGCTTCAAGCCGCTGACGATACGAACAACCCAATCGGAACACGATGGTCTTGAGGTCGGGCACGGCGCGCAGCGCATCCATCGAACGCAGGTTGCGCGGCGTCACCAGCACCAGTTCTTCCTGAAAGATCATCTCGGCATGCAGTTCGGGATGTTCGACGGGGCCCGCGACAAACGCGCCATCGAGCCGGCACGCTGCGACTTCTTCCGTCAGGCTGCAACTCGTGCCCGTAGTCAGAGAGAGGCGCACTTGCGGATAGATTCTGGCGAAGTTGCTCAGTATCGGCGAAAGGCGCAATGCGGCCGTCGTTTCGAGCGTGCCTAAAGCAAGTGCTCCGGCGGGCGGGCCGTCGTCGAGCGCCGCGAGGCGCGCGTCCGCAAGCAGTTTCGCAATGCGCGCCGCGTACGGCAGCATGCGTTGCCCAGCGGGCGTCAGGCTGACGCCGCGCACATGGCGCTGAAACAGCGCGACACCGATTTCCCGTTCAAGAGACCGGATTCGCGCTGTCACGTTGGACTGAACGGTATGAAGTTCGGCAGCCGCCCGGTTCATGCTGCCGTGACGGGCCACTGCCTCGAACACCTTGAGGTCGGCGACATCCATGCTGTGTACCTCGATGAGATCGACAAGGCCTGGATACTGTCATCACAGGCCCGCACTGCGCTGCGGCACAGGTCGATCGTCATCCTACACCAAAGCCGCGTTGCGCATCGGCGCGCTGATCACGGCCATTGCTTCTGGCAAGGCCTCAACCCGTCTTTTGGGCTTTGAATTCCTCGCCATTGATACGGCTCGATATGCTGATGTTCTCGCGCGGATGCTCATGCAGGATCACATTGATGATCTTCGGGTCGGAACCGATCGCGTCGTGCGTGACCTGAATGATGTCCCGCATCAGTTGCTCGCGACGCGCCGGCGTCAATCCAGCCGCAATATGGCATTCGATAAAAGGCATGCTGCTACTCCTGCGATGATTATTTGAGGCGGCTGATCAGTTCTTTGTCGTTGGCTGCGCCTTCCACGTATTCGGGAAGATGTTCGCCATGCTCGACGAAGTTGATACCCCTGCCCTCGCGAAACACAATGAAGATATCGTTCTTCGTTTCGCCTGTCGCCTCGCTGACCACACGCAGCAGACCCGCTGCAAGCTGACGTTTCTGTTCGTCCGTTCTGCCGTATCGCATGTCACATGAAATCAGGGCCATTCGAATCTCCTGTATGCCTGAATCAATTATTGAATTCCCGGATGTTTTGCCGGGTACACCGCTTCTCGATTGACTTTCGTGAGGAGTTGCATCAACTCCGAGATCTTGTGTTCTTCGAGTCTGGAAACGAGATCG from Paraburkholderia terrae includes the following:
- a CDS encoding LysR family transcriptional regulator, which produces MDQLYMLRAFVSAAQHQSFSKAATSLGVTTGSISKAIAKLEASIQTRVLHRTTRSVTLTEEAQSYYLSCCRLLEELDEANRRIMREREVDSGKLRLVIHPMLVSETFSQFLSSYRAVAPNVNLVVSVDEGAVNLYDGQFDMAMLPPHQVEQSAVIRRTLFKSSRSLVASADYLAQRGTPRCAADLTEHFLLLPSQSRQRSTNYVQVIENGAPVQVIPMSSMDGNDVLLRAAALAGAGIAELPEAMAREDVAMGKLVPVLPGCSISDSEVEICLFYSHRELLPARFRTFVDFCTEFFRLNSARRRAPLLDAQPQAA
- a CDS encoding tautomerase family protein; amino-acid sequence: MALISCDMRYGRTDEQKRQLAAGLLRVVSEATGETKNDIFIVFREGRGINFVEHGEHLPEYVEGAANDKELISRLK
- a CDS encoding tautomerase family protein, which translates into the protein MPFIECHIAAGLTPARREQLMRDIIQVTHDAIGSDPKIINVILHEHPRENISISSRINGEEFKAQKTG
- a CDS encoding LysR family transcriptional regulator: MDVADLKVFEAVARHGSMNRAAAELHTVQSNVTARIRSLEREIGVALFQRHVRGVSLTPAGQRMLPYAARIAKLLADARLAALDDGPPAGALALGTLETTAALRLSPILSNFARIYPQVRLSLTTGTSCSLTEEVAACRLDGAFVAGPVEHPELHAEMIFQEELVLVTPRNLRSMDALRAVPDLKTIVFRLGCSYRQRLEALLAEMGIVTATPLEFGSLDAIIACVAAGIGVTLLPRGVVSSAAEQDIVALHSLPPEKAQVATLFIRRHDAYVSSAMQAFVEVTRSRLGPVMAAA